The Watersipora subatra chromosome 1, tzWatSuba1.1, whole genome shotgun sequence genome has a window encoding:
- the LOC137395549 gene encoding cytochrome b5-like isoform X1, translating into MMQSGMPVDVKTDIMSQLTDITRLFSRTEVSNHASYDSCWVIIDNDVYDVTTFLKQHPGGDEILLEHAGSDCTTAFQEKGHSAGAVKLLAKYKIGVLREEEMI; encoded by the exons at GATGCAGAGCGGCATGCCTGTCGATGTAAAAACTGACATAATGAGTCAGCTGACTGATATTACCAGATTGTTCTCAAGAACCGAGGTCTCCAATCACGCTTCTTATGATTCGTGCTGGGTTATCATTGACAATGACGTCTATGATGTCACAACATTCTTAAAACAA CATCCAGGAGGAGACGAGATATTGCTGGAGCATGCAGGTAGTGACTGCACAACAGCATTTCAAGAGAAGGGTCATTCAGCAGGTGCTGTCAAACTGCTGGCAAAGTACAAAATAGGCGTGTTACGAGAG GAGGAGATGATCTAG
- the LOC137395549 gene encoding cytochrome b5-like isoform X2, protein MQSGMPVDVKTDIMSQLTDITRLFSRTEVSNHASYDSCWVIIDNDVYDVTTFLKQHPGGDEILLEHAGSDCTTAFQEKGHSAGAVKLLAKYKIGVLREEEMI, encoded by the exons ATGCAGAGCGGCATGCCTGTCGATGTAAAAACTGACATAATGAGTCAGCTGACTGATATTACCAGATTGTTCTCAAGAACCGAGGTCTCCAATCACGCTTCTTATGATTCGTGCTGGGTTATCATTGACAATGACGTCTATGATGTCACAACATTCTTAAAACAA CATCCAGGAGGAGACGAGATATTGCTGGAGCATGCAGGTAGTGACTGCACAACAGCATTTCAAGAGAAGGGTCATTCAGCAGGTGCTGTCAAACTGCTGGCAAAGTACAAAATAGGCGTGTTACGAGAG GAGGAGATGATCTAG
- the LOC137395481 gene encoding DNA replication complex GINS protein PSF2-like, with protein sequence MMAGSCRLVPSEIEFLAEKQMVSIIPKFTQNHVIYLILGNIGPFTSGLPVEVPLWLAVNLRQQLKCDIILPDWLSIESLEQKKAAEAESQFFTPPPHSHYMEMSKLLLQYAVDDVPKADEIRTLVKDIWDLRITKLRTSMDQFISSDSMVARVNNLTVMEINYVREFLDASLSVRQKLKANKNLNYSVGDSQLHDSRLNDSRFSSSSAHLSSDTF encoded by the exons ATGATGGCCGGAAGTTGTCGTCTCGTCCCCTCAGAAATTGAATTTCTTGCAGAAAAGCAGATGGTTTCCATCATTCCTAAGTTCACACAAAACCATGTTATCTATCTTATATTG GGCAACATTGGACCATTCACTTCTGGTTTGCCAGTAGAAGTTCCCCTGTGGCTTGCTGTTAATCTTCGGCAGCAGCTCAAGTGTGACATCATTCTGCCAGATTGGCTGTCTATAG AGTCGCTTGAGCAGAAAAAGGCTGCAGAGGCTGAATCTCAGTTCTTCACCCCTCCACCTCACAGCCACTACATGGAGATGAGCAAACTGTTGCTACAATA TGCCGTCGACGATGTACCTAAAGCTGATGAAATCCGGACATTGGTCAAAGACATCTGGGATTTGCGCATAACAAAGTTGCGTACTAGCATGGACCAGTTTATATCTAGTGATTCCATGGTAGCTCGAGTAAACAATCTAACCGTCATGGAAATAAACTATGTGCGGGAGTTCTTGGATGCTTCCCTCTCAGTTCGACAAAAATTGAAGGCTAATAAAAACCTAAACTACAGTGTTGGAGACTCGCAGTTGCACGACTCTCGTCTAAATGATTCGAGGTTCTCTTCAAGCTCGGCTCACCTTTCATCAGACACCTTCTAG
- the LOC137395439 gene encoding metallophosphoesterase 1-like, with product MGSFVRRRLKQITAIILTTLLYNEFLVYYMVLSQCSWPTSPYETTDEVRAMFIADTHLLGPTGHWWDRLRREWQMQRAFQTSLQLHNPEIVFILGDLFDDGKWSSDAAFKEDVRRFHKMFHHSESVRLVSIIGNHDIGFHYMISPHRRERFVNAVNSSDSVRLLRHKDIIFVTVNSMAFEGDDCNMCSQARRDLSLISTELTCAKNSWKDDVCRKYKKQNSYVQPILLQHFPMYRESDSACTGPDSTPDDIKRVPFREGFDCLSKLASQQLTDAVNPRLIISGHTHFFCMHHRENGVEEWSVPSFSWRNIKNPSFLMASLTKDSHSINKCFMPDENTVYTVYITVIGSLLTYIFITILRHKMHGRRRKAS from the exons ATGGGAAGCTTTGTCAGAAGGCGGTTGAAGCAGATCACAGCCATCATCCTGACAACCTTATTATACAATGAATTCCTAGTCTACTATATGGTTTTGTCTCAGTGCAGTTGGCCAACATCGCCTTACGAGACAACTGATGAAGTTAGAGCAATGTTTATCGCTGATACTCATCTCCTTGGTCCTACCGGGCACTGGTGGGACAGACTCAGAAG GGAGTGGCAGATGCAGAGAGCATTTCAGACCAGTTTACAGTTGCACAATCCTGAGATAGTTTTTATCCTAG GTGACCTGTTTGACGACGGGAAATGGAGCAGCGATGCAGCTTTTAAGGAGGATGTTCGGAGATTTCATAAAATGTTTCACCATTCTGAATCAGTGCGATTGGTGTCTATTATAGGAAACCATGATATCGGCTTCCATTATAT GATAAGCCCACACAGACGAGAAAGATTCGTGAATGCTGTCAATTCTTCAGACTCTGTGCGGCTACTGAGACACAAGGATATAATCTTTGTTACGGTGAATAGCATGGCTTTTGAAGGAGATGATTGTAACATGTGCTCACAGGCTAGACGTGATTTGTCCCTTATTTCTACTGAGCTCACCTGCGCAAAG AATAGCTGGAAAGACGATGTCTGTCGGAAATACAAAAAGCAAAATTCCTATGTTCAACCTATATTACTACAG CATTTTCCAATGTACAGAGAATCAGACAGCGCTTGTACCGGCCCTGATTCGACACCAGATGATATCAAACGCGTGCCATTTCGAGAGGGATTTGATTGTCTGTCTAAGCTAGCTTCTCAGCAG CTGACTGATGCCGTTAATCCGAGGCTAATTATAAGCGGGCACACCCACTTCTTCTGTATGCACCATCGTGAGAATGGAGTGGAGGAATGGAGTGTTCCCTCCTTTAGTTGGAGAAATATAAAGAATCCCAGCTTCTTAATG GCTTCGCTAACAAAAGACAGCCACTCTATTAATAAATGCTTCATGCCAGATGAAAACACAGTTTACACAgtttatattactgttattggCTCACTCCTCACATATATATTCATAACTATACTGCGCCACAAGATGCATGGGCGTAGGAGAAAGGCCTCCTAA